Proteins from a genomic interval of Sparus aurata chromosome 21, fSpaAur1.1, whole genome shotgun sequence:
- the dcaf8 gene encoding DDB1- and CUL4-associated factor 8 isoform X2: protein MAEADGKSTVLNGGSEDKEPGEDQHKDGGASGSKEGQTQSSSQDAPKETGEVSGDKSMPDVEAETGANREGEEEEDTDSMDGSGLYSLTEDGERESEGGRRERAKDKDGGKRAARKRNRPGGGTNHSTSSDDDGDEDEEEEQKDDEDDDDDDAMEAWLLAELRDLSRPVWRAVPSLRSREIGRESHQFVRRVCGARGLVQRLELQGRLERHTGCVNTLHFNPSGTRLASGSDDLRVVIWDWAVRRAELEFDSGHKSNVFQAKFLPHSGDSTLAMCARDGQIRVAELSATQRCKNTKRVAQHKGAAHKLALEPDSPCSFLSAGEDAVVFGIDLRLDRPANKLVVVKEGDKKVGLYTIFVNPAKTQHFAVGGRDQYVRIYDQRKINENDNNGVLKKFCPSHLVSSESKTNITCLVYSHDGTELLASYNDEDIYLFDSNHSDGADYRRRYKGHRNNATVKGVNFYGPCSEFVVSGSDCGHIYLWDKYSARIVQFMEGDRGGVVNCLEPHPHLPGMATSGLDHDIKLWAPTAENPTGLKGLKEVMKKNKRERDEDSVRHGDQYDTQLLWFLMRHMRNRRPPRARREGAEPDTDESWSSPDSSDEEEGGPDHVQCMSS from the exons ATGGCTGAAGCTGATGGCAAATCCACTGTGCTTAACG GTGGTTCTGAAGATAAAGAGCCAGGAGAGGATCAGCACAAGGATGGGGGTGCCTCTGGAAGCAAAGAAGGACAAACACAGTCTTCCTCTCAAGATG CTCCCAAAGAAACGGGAGAGGTGTCTGGAGATAAGTCTATGCCAGATGTGGAAGCAGAGACAGGGgcaaacagagagggagaggaggaggaagacacaGACAGCATGGATGGCAGCGGTCTGTACTCTCTGACCGAGGACggtgaaagagagagtgagggaggcaGACGGGAGAGAGCAAAGGATAAAGATGGTGGGAAAAGGGCTGCCAGAAAGAGGAATAGACCTGGCGGCGGCACCAATCACTCCACAAGCTCAGACGACGATGGCGatgaggacgaggaagaggagcagaaagatgatgaagatgatgatgacgatgatgccATGGAGGCATGGCTGTTAGCAGAGCTTCGTGACCTGAGTCGCCCAGTGTGGCGGGCTGTACCCTCACTGCGCTCCAGGGAGATCGGCAGGGAGTCGCACCAGTTTGTGAGGCGTGTGTGTGGAGCCCGCGGTCTTGTGCAGAGGCTGGAGCTACAGGGCCGCCTGGAGAGGCACACAGGCTGCGTCAACACGTTGCACTTCAACCCCTCGGGCACACGTCTGGCCTCAGGCAGCGATGACCTGCGAGTGGTGATCTGGGACTGGGCTGTCCGCCGTGCAGAGCTGGAGTTCGACAGCGGCCACAAGAGCAATGTATTTCAG GCAAAGTTCCTGCCTCACAGCGGGGACTCCACCTTGGCCATGTGTGCTCGAGACGGTCAGATCAGAGTGGCTGAGCTCTCTGCAACACAGCGCTGCAAGAACACCAAGCGGGTAGCACAGCACAAAGGGGCAGCACACAAG CTGGCGCTCGAGCCAGATTCCCCATGCTCCTTTCTGTCTGCCGGAGAGGATGCCGTGGTGTTTGGTATTGATCTGCGTCTAGACCGTCCCGCCAA TAAACTGGTGGTTGTGAAGGAGGGTGATAAAAAAGTAGGACTCTACACCATCTTTGTCAACCCAGCAAAGACACAACACTTTGCCGTGGGAGGACGAGATCAGTATGTGAG GATCTACGACCAGAGGAAGATTAATGAGAACGATAACAATGGTGTGCTGAAAAAGTTCTGTCCTTCACATCTGGTATCCAGCGAGTCCAAAACCAACATAACCTGCCTTGTTTATAGTCACGATGGCAcag AGCTCCTGGCCAGTTACAATGACGAGGACATCTACCTGTTTGACTCCAACCACAGCGACGGGGCTGACTACCGCAGGAGATACAAGGGACACCGCAATAATGCTACAG TGAAGGGAGTGAACTTCTATGGGCCGTGCAGCGAGTTCGTGGTCAGCGGCAGTGACTGCGGCCACATCTACCTGTGGGACAAGTATTCCGCTCGCATTGTCCAGTTtatggagggagacagaggaggagtg GTGAACTGTTTGGAGCCACATCCCCACCTGCCAGGTATGGCCACCAGTGGGCTGGACCACGACATCAAACTGTGGGCCCCCACAGCCGAAAACCCAACAGGACTCAAGGGCCTTAAAGAG gtgatgaagaaaaacaagcgGGAGCGCGATGAGGACAGCGTGCGCCACGGCGACCAGTACGACACCCAGCTGCTGTGGTTCCTGATGAGACACATGAGAAACAGACGGCCTCCGAGG GCCCGCCGTGAGGGTGCAGAGCCAGACACAGATGAGTCCTGGAGCTCTCCAGATTCCTCtgatgaagaggaaggaggTCCAGACCACGTCCAGTGCATGTCCTCCTGa
- the dcaf8 gene encoding DDB1- and CUL4-associated factor 8 isoform X1, whose amino-acid sequence MAEADGKSTVLNGKGSEPESGSEDKEPGEDQHKDGGASGSKEGQTQSSSQDAPKETGEVSGDKSMPDVEAETGANREGEEEEDTDSMDGSGLYSLTEDGERESEGGRRERAKDKDGGKRAARKRNRPGGGTNHSTSSDDDGDEDEEEEQKDDEDDDDDDAMEAWLLAELRDLSRPVWRAVPSLRSREIGRESHQFVRRVCGARGLVQRLELQGRLERHTGCVNTLHFNPSGTRLASGSDDLRVVIWDWAVRRAELEFDSGHKSNVFQAKFLPHSGDSTLAMCARDGQIRVAELSATQRCKNTKRVAQHKGAAHKLALEPDSPCSFLSAGEDAVVFGIDLRLDRPANKLVVVKEGDKKVGLYTIFVNPAKTQHFAVGGRDQYVRIYDQRKINENDNNGVLKKFCPSHLVSSESKTNITCLVYSHDGTELLASYNDEDIYLFDSNHSDGADYRRRYKGHRNNATVKGVNFYGPCSEFVVSGSDCGHIYLWDKYSARIVQFMEGDRGGVVNCLEPHPHLPGMATSGLDHDIKLWAPTAENPTGLKGLKEVMKKNKRERDEDSVRHGDQYDTQLLWFLMRHMRNRRPPRARREGAEPDTDESWSSPDSSDEEEGGPDHVQCMSS is encoded by the exons ATGGCTGAAGCTGATGGCAAATCCACTGTGCTTAACGGTAAAGGATCAGAGCCAGAAA GTGGTTCTGAAGATAAAGAGCCAGGAGAGGATCAGCACAAGGATGGGGGTGCCTCTGGAAGCAAAGAAGGACAAACACAGTCTTCCTCTCAAGATG CTCCCAAAGAAACGGGAGAGGTGTCTGGAGATAAGTCTATGCCAGATGTGGAAGCAGAGACAGGGgcaaacagagagggagaggaggaggaagacacaGACAGCATGGATGGCAGCGGTCTGTACTCTCTGACCGAGGACggtgaaagagagagtgagggaggcaGACGGGAGAGAGCAAAGGATAAAGATGGTGGGAAAAGGGCTGCCAGAAAGAGGAATAGACCTGGCGGCGGCACCAATCACTCCACAAGCTCAGACGACGATGGCGatgaggacgaggaagaggagcagaaagatgatgaagatgatgatgacgatgatgccATGGAGGCATGGCTGTTAGCAGAGCTTCGTGACCTGAGTCGCCCAGTGTGGCGGGCTGTACCCTCACTGCGCTCCAGGGAGATCGGCAGGGAGTCGCACCAGTTTGTGAGGCGTGTGTGTGGAGCCCGCGGTCTTGTGCAGAGGCTGGAGCTACAGGGCCGCCTGGAGAGGCACACAGGCTGCGTCAACACGTTGCACTTCAACCCCTCGGGCACACGTCTGGCCTCAGGCAGCGATGACCTGCGAGTGGTGATCTGGGACTGGGCTGTCCGCCGTGCAGAGCTGGAGTTCGACAGCGGCCACAAGAGCAATGTATTTCAG GCAAAGTTCCTGCCTCACAGCGGGGACTCCACCTTGGCCATGTGTGCTCGAGACGGTCAGATCAGAGTGGCTGAGCTCTCTGCAACACAGCGCTGCAAGAACACCAAGCGGGTAGCACAGCACAAAGGGGCAGCACACAAG CTGGCGCTCGAGCCAGATTCCCCATGCTCCTTTCTGTCTGCCGGAGAGGATGCCGTGGTGTTTGGTATTGATCTGCGTCTAGACCGTCCCGCCAA TAAACTGGTGGTTGTGAAGGAGGGTGATAAAAAAGTAGGACTCTACACCATCTTTGTCAACCCAGCAAAGACACAACACTTTGCCGTGGGAGGACGAGATCAGTATGTGAG GATCTACGACCAGAGGAAGATTAATGAGAACGATAACAATGGTGTGCTGAAAAAGTTCTGTCCTTCACATCTGGTATCCAGCGAGTCCAAAACCAACATAACCTGCCTTGTTTATAGTCACGATGGCAcag AGCTCCTGGCCAGTTACAATGACGAGGACATCTACCTGTTTGACTCCAACCACAGCGACGGGGCTGACTACCGCAGGAGATACAAGGGACACCGCAATAATGCTACAG TGAAGGGAGTGAACTTCTATGGGCCGTGCAGCGAGTTCGTGGTCAGCGGCAGTGACTGCGGCCACATCTACCTGTGGGACAAGTATTCCGCTCGCATTGTCCAGTTtatggagggagacagaggaggagtg GTGAACTGTTTGGAGCCACATCCCCACCTGCCAGGTATGGCCACCAGTGGGCTGGACCACGACATCAAACTGTGGGCCCCCACAGCCGAAAACCCAACAGGACTCAAGGGCCTTAAAGAG gtgatgaagaaaaacaagcgGGAGCGCGATGAGGACAGCGTGCGCCACGGCGACCAGTACGACACCCAGCTGCTGTGGTTCCTGATGAGACACATGAGAAACAGACGGCCTCCGAGG GCCCGCCGTGAGGGTGCAGAGCCAGACACAGATGAGTCCTGGAGCTCTCCAGATTCCTCtgatgaagaggaaggaggTCCAGACCACGTCCAGTGCATGTCCTCCTGa
- the ndc1 gene encoding nucleoporin NDC1 isoform X1, which yields MFSTEQTCWFVRKTVQVICWRAAASTAWAVLLLGPITAALVILGRFSLFHPIQTISECLSLLTSASAVFSLILLCGVILMIGFLNLEYYTVIPTIACSKIALLGQLLHPRQLVNSAVHCVMGIVVAWCCAITIGGRYETLGYTCPQSDGDSSSQMCLNEYHLILLLAGAFVGLSYSLLGVIHNMNYISFHTVQQYKYLRFKGALPLVVKCSATQALYSIRNFIVVYFFLGYIPKAWFCKTLNLYLNSSVHPLDSIAGLLDLSLVYHLWISASFLLFTWHITLVLFRIFVTELYSFPVQSSFTEDAHQCLAKVLNEKQPMILKFLALQDLALLSQHSPSRRCQVFSLSQPGGHPHNWNAISKECLSMLTDLTQRLVAYHDTVATNGRAKSLSTGSERKTSSETSVTSGTEDLMSPRPTLLMKTPASVFARSVVGTPRTPLTAPFTPDLDSPFASPALRRLTAPVEQCSPWFGTVQSPHVMRRGPKLWSTSTDSQVNGSPQSSPASVPSPKQEPSKPSLLAQFLQNRKEQVKNFLAKRVLIMYLFNKLPEASSQALFADSQAHIWALEGLSYLVQASFSEDQFGVVQTALPSILSCMLVLQEAVDRHFKLPHASSKPVRSTGSMGDSTHKTLRFALRATLKTAIYRITTTFGDHLNAIQMSAEHRKRLQQFLEYKE from the exons ATGTTTTCTACAGAACAAACTTGCTGGTTTGTTCGCAAG ACTGTTCAGGTGATTTGCTGGAGAGCTGCAGCCAGTACTGCCTGGGCCGTCCTGTTGTTGGGACCCATCACAGCAGCTCTTGTAATCCTCGGCAGGTTCAGTCTCTTCCACCCCATTCAGACGATATCAG AATGCCTGTCCCTCTTAACGAGTGCAAGTGCCGTCTTCTCATTAATCCTGCTGTGTGGAGTGATCCTCATGATTGGGTTCCTGAACCTGGAGTATTATACAG TCATACCAACTATTGCATGCTCTAAAATCGCCCTGTTGGGTCAGCTGCTCCACCCTCGGCAGCTTGTCAACTCCGCGGTCCACTGTGTCATGGGAATAGTCGTGGCTTGGTGTTGCGCCATCACCATCGGGGGCAGATATGAAACACTTGGCTATACTTGCCCACAGAGTGATGG TGACAGTTCGTCTCAGATGTGTCTTAATGAGTATCACCTCATCCTTCTGCTGGCTGGAGCCTTTGTTGGATTATCTTACAGTCTGCTCGGTGTGATCCATAACATGAACTACATCTCTTTCCACACTGTTCAG CAATACAAATACCTTCGCTTTAAGGGAGCTCTACCTTTGGTGGTGAAGTGCAGCGCCACTCAAGCACTTTACTCCATCAGGAACTTCAttgttgtgtatttctttttgg GATACATTCCAAAAGCTTGGTTTTGTAAAACACTGAACCTTTACCTAAACAG CTCTGTCCATCCTCTTGACAGCATAGCTGGACTGCTGGACCTTTCCCTGGTCTACCACCTGTGGATCAGTGCcagcttcctcctcttcacGTGGCACATCACACTGGTGCTCTTTAGGATCTTTGTGACTGAG CTGTACAGTTTTCCTGTGCAGTCATCTTTTACTGAGGATGCCCACCAGTGTCTGGCTAAAGTTCTTAACGAGAAGCAGCCAATGATATTGAAG TTCCTGGCCCTGCAGGACTTGGCTTTGCTGTCTCAACACTCCCCATCAAGACGCTGTCAGGTCTTCAGTCTGAGTCAGCCAG GTGGCCATCCTCATAACTGGAATGCCATCAGTAAGGAGTGTCTCTCTATGCTGACTGATCTCACCCAGAGACTCGTAGCCTATCATGACACTGTTGCAACCAATGGCAGGGCCAAATCCTTGTCTACTGGGAGTGAAAGGAAGACTTCATCTGAGACATCAG TAACCTCAGGTACAGAAGATCTGATGAGCCCAAGGCCCACTTTACTGATGAAAACTCCAGCTTCGGTCTTTGCGCGCTCCGTTGTTGGCACCCCACGGACTCCTCTGACAGCACCGTTCACTCCTGACCTGGACAGCCCTTTTGCTTCTCCTGCCCTGCGGCGTCTTACTGCTCCTGTGGAACAATGCTCGCCGTGGTTCGGCACAGTGCAGAGCCCACACGTCATGAGGAGAGGCCCAAAACTGTGGTCAACCTCTACAG ATTCACAGGTCAATGGCAGTCCTCAGTCATCCCCTGCCTCAGTTCCCAGTCCCAAGCAGGAACCATCCAAACCAAGTCTCCTGGCTCAGTTCCTccaaaacagaaaagaacag GTTAAAAATTTCTTGGCAAAGCGGGTGCTGATAATGTATTTGTTTAACAAG CTTCCAGAAGCCTCCAGTCAAGCTCTGTTTGCAGACAGCCAGGCTCACATCTGGGCTTTAGAAG GGCTGTCTTACCTTGTTCAAGCCTCCTTCTCAGAAGACCAGTTTGGGGTTGTACAGACTGCACTACCCAGCATTCTCAGTTGCATGCTGGTCTTGCAAGAG GCAGTAGATCGACACTTCAAGCTGCCTCACGCCTCCAGTAAACCAGTGAGGTCAACGGGCAGCATGGGAGACTCCACTCACAAAACACTGCGCTTTGCTCTCAGGGCCACTCTCAAGACTGCCATCTACAGGATAACAACCACGTTTGGAGATCATTTAAA TGCCATTCAAATGTCTGCAGAGCACAGAAAAAGATTGCAGCAGTTTCTGGAGTACAAGGAATAA
- the ndc1 gene encoding nucleoporin NDC1 isoform X3 — MFSTEQTCWFVRKTVQVICWRAAASTAWAVLLLGPITAALVILGRFSLFHPIQTISECLSLLTSASAVFSLILLCGVILMIGFLNLEYYTVIPTIACSKIALLGQLLHPRQLVNSAVHCVMGIVVAWCCAITIGGRYETLGYTCPQSDGDSSSQMCLNEYHLILLLAGAFVGLSYSLLGVIHNMNYISFHTVQQYKYLRFKGALPLVVKCSATQALYSIRNFIVVYFFLGYIPKAWFCKTLNLYLNSSVHPLDSIAGLLDLSLVYHLWISASFLLFTWHITLVLFRIFVTELYSFPVQSSFTEDAHQCLAKVLNEKQPMILKFLALQDLALLSQHSPSRRCQVFSLSQPGGHPHNWNAISKECLSMLTDLTQRLVAYHDTVATNGRAKSLSTGSERKTSSETSVTSGTEDLMSPRPTLLMKTPASVFARSVVGTPRTPLTAPFTPDLDSPFASPALRRLTAPVEQCSPWFGTVQSPHVMRRGPKLWSTSTDSQVNGSPQSSPASVPSPKQEPSKPSLLAQFLQNRKEQLPEASSQALFADSQAHIWALEGLSYLVQASFSEDQFGVVQTALPSILSCMLVLQEAVDRHFKLPHASSKPVRSTGSMGDSTHKTLRFALRATLKTAIYRITTTFGDHLNAIQMSAEHRKRLQQFLEYKE, encoded by the exons ATGTTTTCTACAGAACAAACTTGCTGGTTTGTTCGCAAG ACTGTTCAGGTGATTTGCTGGAGAGCTGCAGCCAGTACTGCCTGGGCCGTCCTGTTGTTGGGACCCATCACAGCAGCTCTTGTAATCCTCGGCAGGTTCAGTCTCTTCCACCCCATTCAGACGATATCAG AATGCCTGTCCCTCTTAACGAGTGCAAGTGCCGTCTTCTCATTAATCCTGCTGTGTGGAGTGATCCTCATGATTGGGTTCCTGAACCTGGAGTATTATACAG TCATACCAACTATTGCATGCTCTAAAATCGCCCTGTTGGGTCAGCTGCTCCACCCTCGGCAGCTTGTCAACTCCGCGGTCCACTGTGTCATGGGAATAGTCGTGGCTTGGTGTTGCGCCATCACCATCGGGGGCAGATATGAAACACTTGGCTATACTTGCCCACAGAGTGATGG TGACAGTTCGTCTCAGATGTGTCTTAATGAGTATCACCTCATCCTTCTGCTGGCTGGAGCCTTTGTTGGATTATCTTACAGTCTGCTCGGTGTGATCCATAACATGAACTACATCTCTTTCCACACTGTTCAG CAATACAAATACCTTCGCTTTAAGGGAGCTCTACCTTTGGTGGTGAAGTGCAGCGCCACTCAAGCACTTTACTCCATCAGGAACTTCAttgttgtgtatttctttttgg GATACATTCCAAAAGCTTGGTTTTGTAAAACACTGAACCTTTACCTAAACAG CTCTGTCCATCCTCTTGACAGCATAGCTGGACTGCTGGACCTTTCCCTGGTCTACCACCTGTGGATCAGTGCcagcttcctcctcttcacGTGGCACATCACACTGGTGCTCTTTAGGATCTTTGTGACTGAG CTGTACAGTTTTCCTGTGCAGTCATCTTTTACTGAGGATGCCCACCAGTGTCTGGCTAAAGTTCTTAACGAGAAGCAGCCAATGATATTGAAG TTCCTGGCCCTGCAGGACTTGGCTTTGCTGTCTCAACACTCCCCATCAAGACGCTGTCAGGTCTTCAGTCTGAGTCAGCCAG GTGGCCATCCTCATAACTGGAATGCCATCAGTAAGGAGTGTCTCTCTATGCTGACTGATCTCACCCAGAGACTCGTAGCCTATCATGACACTGTTGCAACCAATGGCAGGGCCAAATCCTTGTCTACTGGGAGTGAAAGGAAGACTTCATCTGAGACATCAG TAACCTCAGGTACAGAAGATCTGATGAGCCCAAGGCCCACTTTACTGATGAAAACTCCAGCTTCGGTCTTTGCGCGCTCCGTTGTTGGCACCCCACGGACTCCTCTGACAGCACCGTTCACTCCTGACCTGGACAGCCCTTTTGCTTCTCCTGCCCTGCGGCGTCTTACTGCTCCTGTGGAACAATGCTCGCCGTGGTTCGGCACAGTGCAGAGCCCACACGTCATGAGGAGAGGCCCAAAACTGTGGTCAACCTCTACAG ATTCACAGGTCAATGGCAGTCCTCAGTCATCCCCTGCCTCAGTTCCCAGTCCCAAGCAGGAACCATCCAAACCAAGTCTCCTGGCTCAGTTCCTccaaaacagaaaagaacag CTTCCAGAAGCCTCCAGTCAAGCTCTGTTTGCAGACAGCCAGGCTCACATCTGGGCTTTAGAAG GGCTGTCTTACCTTGTTCAAGCCTCCTTCTCAGAAGACCAGTTTGGGGTTGTACAGACTGCACTACCCAGCATTCTCAGTTGCATGCTGGTCTTGCAAGAG GCAGTAGATCGACACTTCAAGCTGCCTCACGCCTCCAGTAAACCAGTGAGGTCAACGGGCAGCATGGGAGACTCCACTCACAAAACACTGCGCTTTGCTCTCAGGGCCACTCTCAAGACTGCCATCTACAGGATAACAACCACGTTTGGAGATCATTTAAA TGCCATTCAAATGTCTGCAGAGCACAGAAAAAGATTGCAGCAGTTTCTGGAGTACAAGGAATAA
- the ndc1 gene encoding nucleoporin NDC1 isoform X2 translates to MFSTEQTCWFVRKVICWRAAASTAWAVLLLGPITAALVILGRFSLFHPIQTISECLSLLTSASAVFSLILLCGVILMIGFLNLEYYTVIPTIACSKIALLGQLLHPRQLVNSAVHCVMGIVVAWCCAITIGGRYETLGYTCPQSDGDSSSQMCLNEYHLILLLAGAFVGLSYSLLGVIHNMNYISFHTVQQYKYLRFKGALPLVVKCSATQALYSIRNFIVVYFFLGYIPKAWFCKTLNLYLNSSVHPLDSIAGLLDLSLVYHLWISASFLLFTWHITLVLFRIFVTELYSFPVQSSFTEDAHQCLAKVLNEKQPMILKFLALQDLALLSQHSPSRRCQVFSLSQPGGHPHNWNAISKECLSMLTDLTQRLVAYHDTVATNGRAKSLSTGSERKTSSETSVTSGTEDLMSPRPTLLMKTPASVFARSVVGTPRTPLTAPFTPDLDSPFASPALRRLTAPVEQCSPWFGTVQSPHVMRRGPKLWSTSTDSQVNGSPQSSPASVPSPKQEPSKPSLLAQFLQNRKEQVKNFLAKRVLIMYLFNKLPEASSQALFADSQAHIWALEGLSYLVQASFSEDQFGVVQTALPSILSCMLVLQEAVDRHFKLPHASSKPVRSTGSMGDSTHKTLRFALRATLKTAIYRITTTFGDHLNAIQMSAEHRKRLQQFLEYKE, encoded by the exons ATGTTTTCTACAGAACAAACTTGCTGGTTTGTTCGCAAG GTGATTTGCTGGAGAGCTGCAGCCAGTACTGCCTGGGCCGTCCTGTTGTTGGGACCCATCACAGCAGCTCTTGTAATCCTCGGCAGGTTCAGTCTCTTCCACCCCATTCAGACGATATCAG AATGCCTGTCCCTCTTAACGAGTGCAAGTGCCGTCTTCTCATTAATCCTGCTGTGTGGAGTGATCCTCATGATTGGGTTCCTGAACCTGGAGTATTATACAG TCATACCAACTATTGCATGCTCTAAAATCGCCCTGTTGGGTCAGCTGCTCCACCCTCGGCAGCTTGTCAACTCCGCGGTCCACTGTGTCATGGGAATAGTCGTGGCTTGGTGTTGCGCCATCACCATCGGGGGCAGATATGAAACACTTGGCTATACTTGCCCACAGAGTGATGG TGACAGTTCGTCTCAGATGTGTCTTAATGAGTATCACCTCATCCTTCTGCTGGCTGGAGCCTTTGTTGGATTATCTTACAGTCTGCTCGGTGTGATCCATAACATGAACTACATCTCTTTCCACACTGTTCAG CAATACAAATACCTTCGCTTTAAGGGAGCTCTACCTTTGGTGGTGAAGTGCAGCGCCACTCAAGCACTTTACTCCATCAGGAACTTCAttgttgtgtatttctttttgg GATACATTCCAAAAGCTTGGTTTTGTAAAACACTGAACCTTTACCTAAACAG CTCTGTCCATCCTCTTGACAGCATAGCTGGACTGCTGGACCTTTCCCTGGTCTACCACCTGTGGATCAGTGCcagcttcctcctcttcacGTGGCACATCACACTGGTGCTCTTTAGGATCTTTGTGACTGAG CTGTACAGTTTTCCTGTGCAGTCATCTTTTACTGAGGATGCCCACCAGTGTCTGGCTAAAGTTCTTAACGAGAAGCAGCCAATGATATTGAAG TTCCTGGCCCTGCAGGACTTGGCTTTGCTGTCTCAACACTCCCCATCAAGACGCTGTCAGGTCTTCAGTCTGAGTCAGCCAG GTGGCCATCCTCATAACTGGAATGCCATCAGTAAGGAGTGTCTCTCTATGCTGACTGATCTCACCCAGAGACTCGTAGCCTATCATGACACTGTTGCAACCAATGGCAGGGCCAAATCCTTGTCTACTGGGAGTGAAAGGAAGACTTCATCTGAGACATCAG TAACCTCAGGTACAGAAGATCTGATGAGCCCAAGGCCCACTTTACTGATGAAAACTCCAGCTTCGGTCTTTGCGCGCTCCGTTGTTGGCACCCCACGGACTCCTCTGACAGCACCGTTCACTCCTGACCTGGACAGCCCTTTTGCTTCTCCTGCCCTGCGGCGTCTTACTGCTCCTGTGGAACAATGCTCGCCGTGGTTCGGCACAGTGCAGAGCCCACACGTCATGAGGAGAGGCCCAAAACTGTGGTCAACCTCTACAG ATTCACAGGTCAATGGCAGTCCTCAGTCATCCCCTGCCTCAGTTCCCAGTCCCAAGCAGGAACCATCCAAACCAAGTCTCCTGGCTCAGTTCCTccaaaacagaaaagaacag GTTAAAAATTTCTTGGCAAAGCGGGTGCTGATAATGTATTTGTTTAACAAG CTTCCAGAAGCCTCCAGTCAAGCTCTGTTTGCAGACAGCCAGGCTCACATCTGGGCTTTAGAAG GGCTGTCTTACCTTGTTCAAGCCTCCTTCTCAGAAGACCAGTTTGGGGTTGTACAGACTGCACTACCCAGCATTCTCAGTTGCATGCTGGTCTTGCAAGAG GCAGTAGATCGACACTTCAAGCTGCCTCACGCCTCCAGTAAACCAGTGAGGTCAACGGGCAGCATGGGAGACTCCACTCACAAAACACTGCGCTTTGCTCTCAGGGCCACTCTCAAGACTGCCATCTACAGGATAACAACCACGTTTGGAGATCATTTAAA TGCCATTCAAATGTCTGCAGAGCACAGAAAAAGATTGCAGCAGTTTCTGGAGTACAAGGAATAA
- the LOC115573192 gene encoding uncharacterized protein LOC115573192, with product MATSNGKGEKVSKFETLKLLEKCRKERDDAMHRESVLREKLRQYESRMRSTEALKQKLKSLTMDNKELRKQVKALRTDIGLECSPKFNGKTTKDIINDFHEKERECSSLVEKAGKLSLTIDDLTSELANTVTSKTLLEDQVQSLQQNLKDMTNNQRRLLKLWEDKKSQREQLALPAIAQKPGGKPFVHKAIQTEMSISSSQKLPVNAFETKPFSRDHEKKTVLDKHSFPNYGNGYHHDKKAYLHDETKGIQNGLD from the coding sequence ATGGCCACCTCAAATGGGAAAGGTGAAAAAGTGTCCAAATTTGAGACATTGAAACTTTTGGAGAAATGCAGGAAGGAAAGAGACGATGCCATGCACAGAGAGAGTGTGCTCAGAGAGAAACTCAGACAGTACGAGTCAAGGATGCGTTCAACTGAGGCTCTGAAGCAGAAACTGAAAAGCTTGACTATGGACAACAAGGAGCTGAGGAAACAAGTGAAGGCTCTTCGTACCGACATTGGACTTGAGTGCAGCCCCAAGTTCAACGGAAAGACCACCAAGGACATCATCAATGACTTCCATGAGAAGGAGCGCGAGTGCAGTTCCTTGGTGGAAAAGGCTGGGAAACTCAGTCTGACCATTGATGATTTGACATCAGAGTTGGCAAATACTGTCACCTCCAAAACACTTCTAGAGGATCAAGTGCAGTCATTGCAGCAAAATCTCAAGGACATGACAAACAATCAGCGCCGGCTGCTGAAGCTGTGGGAGGACAAGAAGTCCCAGAGGGAGCAGCTCGCCCTGCCCGCTATTGCCCAGAAACCTGGAGGGAAACCATTCGTCCATAAAGCCATTCAAACTGAGATGTCCATCAGTTCCTCCCAGAAGCTCCCTGTCAATGCCTTTGAGACGAAACCATTCTCCCGGGATCATGAGAAGAAGACAGTTTTGGATAAACACAGTTTTCCAAATTATGGAAATGGCTATCATCATGATAAGAAAGCTTACCTGCATGATGAGACCAAAGGAATTCAGAATGGACTTGACTAA